The Myxococcales bacterium genome includes the window CATTATTTTTCCCTCATGATTCCAATCAATTGCAACTGGGTGGCAAATTACAGGCGTCGAGTTTTATTCACAATAGTGAGCGGGTGTGACGAAAATGTCCGAATCGCAACCATCGGGCGCAGTCGCCGCCAGCCGGCCTCTGGTCGGGCGGCAGAACGACAGGGAGCGCCGTCCGCCCCCCTTTTTTTTCCTAGCGCGCGCTAATGGAGCTACTTCGCCGCGGGCGCCGAATTGAGTTGTTCGCTGACCAAGCGCTTGTCCCGGTATGCGGTGAGCACGGCGTCGACGCGATCACCGGGGTTAACGACGACGCTGATGTCGTTGGCGCCGAAGAACTGGTTGATCACGACCGGCCGCCCTGACGCCTTGGCTTGCGAGACCGCGTCGATTGCAACAAAGCTGACATCCTCAAGCGTTGCGGTCGCGTCGAGCGTTGGCAGCGGCGTAAACGCCAGGGTCCGGCGCGCTAGGAATTGCTTGAGCGAACGGCCCTTGATGGGATTGCTGGTCCCGTTGGTGGTGATGGAGTCAAGCTTCCATTTGCTACCGCCCGTGAGCCAACGCAGCGGATTAAAGCCCGCCTTCTTGAAATTCCAAAAGCGGACGAAAGGCTTGCCCGATGCGTCGAGCTCGCGGGCGACCTCAACCACCGACACCCGTTTGCCGCCGGGCTGCAACGTGCTGGTCATGACGCTGGTCCTGGCGTCGACGATATGCTCGCGCGGCCGGCCCAGCGCGCCAACGTCGAACGTGCGGATGGCGAGCGCCTGCGCTTCGTCAAAACTACGCCCGCGTTGTGCCCCAAGTGCGGCCGACATAGCGCCGACTGGCTTGGCGCTTTTGCCCACGGGCTTCTTACCGGCCCCCAGCTGGTTGCCCGAGGTTGTGCCCTTGGGCGTCCGCACGAGCACCTGCTTACCGCGCTTGCCGGTTGCGACCTTTTGTGCACCCCGGTCGGCCAAAGCACCAGGTGCCGCCGCAGTCGTGCAAAGGAGCCCCGCGCAAAGGATCAGAGAGAGTCTAGCTGAATGGTGAATCGTCATGACGGAGCATTAGTGCAACGTACATGCCAGCCCGTGATGCCCCGTAACTGCCCAATTTTCGTCATCATTGGGAAACGCGGCGCCTCGCCGTATCGGGCAATTTGGCGACATAATTCCCCGGCAGGGGCGACCTTAACTAGCCACCGCAGCGGGGGCGTCCATCACGTGCCCCCATCGATGGGTCGCGTGTGCTAGCGTCGCCGCGTTCTATGAAGGGCCTGACGTGACCGCGGCATCGATTGAGGTTTGGATCAACGGTCAGGAGCGCGCTGTGCCGCCTGGCCTATCGGTGGCCGAGCTGATTGCCCACGTCGGCATCACCGGCGCTCGCGTCGCGGTTGAGCGCAATCGCGCCATCGTCCCGCGCGTCGAGCACGCCACCACGCGGGTTGAGGCGGGCGACCGCTTCGAGCTCGTCACCTTTGTCGGAGGAGGATAGCCATGCAAGTCACGCCACAAGATAGTTGGACGCTCGGCGGACGTACGTTTCATTCGCGACTCATCGTCGGCACCGGCAAGTATGCCTCGAATGAACAGACCAAGGATGC containing:
- the thiS gene encoding sulfur carrier protein ThiS; its protein translation is MTAASIEVWINGQERAVPPGLSVAELIAHVGITGARVAVERNRAIVPRVEHATTRVEAGDRFELVTFVGGG